One Rosa chinensis cultivar Old Blush chromosome 5, RchiOBHm-V2, whole genome shotgun sequence genomic region harbors:
- the LOC112165706 gene encoding thioredoxin-like protein YLS8 — MSYLLPHLHSGWAVDQAILAEEERLVVIRFGHDWDETCMQMDEVLANVAETLKNFAVIYLVDITEVPDFNTMYELYDPSTVMFFFRNKHIMIDLGTGNNNKINWALKDKQEFIDVVETVYRGARKGRGLVIAPKDYSTKYRY; from the exons ATGTCGTATCTGCTTCCACATCTTCACTCCGGCTGGGCCGTCGACCAGGCTATTCTCGCCGAGGAGGAGCGTCTCGTCGTCATCCGGTTCGGCCACGATTGGGATGAGACTTGTATGCAG ATGGATGAAGTGCTAGCAAATGTTGCAGAGACTCTTAAGAACTTTGCTGTGATTTACCTTGTGGACATCACTGAGGTTCCTGATTTCAACACCATGTATGAGTTGTATGACCCTTCGACAGTCATGTTCTTCTTCAGAAACAAGCACATTATGATTGATCTCGGCACTGGGAACAACAACAAGATCAACTGGGCTCTCAAGGACAAGCAGGAGTTCATTGACGTTGTGGAGACTGTGTACCGAGGCGCGAGGAAGGGACGTGGTCTGGTGATTGCTCCCAAGGATTACTCAACCAAGTACCGCTACTAA
- the LOC112165705 gene encoding glutaredoxin-C9, whose protein sequence is MQAIPYGSWAPDAPARHVSTREEVSVSSPVSTVAATVQKLVSENAVIVVGRRGCCMSHVVTRLLLGHGVNPAVFEVDEDDEAAVVVELRKRMTIVGDESVINNWPQFPVVFVGGKLFGGLERVIATHISGELVPVLKEAGALWL, encoded by the coding sequence ATGCAAGCAATTCCATACGGATCGTGGGCGCCAGATGCCCCGGCGCGTCACGTGTCGACACGGGAGGAGGTTTCGGTATCTTCTCCCGTGTCGACGGTCGCAGCTACCGTTCAAAAGCTGGTATCAGAGAATGCGGTTATAGTCGTTGGGAGGCGCGGCTGCTGCATGAGCCACGTGGTGACGCGGTTGTTACTCGGCCACGGCGTGAATCCCGCGGTTTTCGAAGTGGACGAGGACGACGAGGCCGCTGTTGTCGTTGAGCTACGTAAGAGGATGACGATCGTTGGAGATGAGAGTGTTATTAACAATTGGCCGCAGTTTCCGGTGGTTTTTGTCGGCGGGAAGTTGTTTGGTGGGTTGGAGAGGGTCATAGCGACGCATATTTCCGGCGAGCTAGTTCCGGTGTTAAAAGAAGCTGGAGCTCTCTGGCTTTGA